From one Trachemys scripta elegans isolate TJP31775 chromosome 14, CAS_Tse_1.0, whole genome shotgun sequence genomic stretch:
- the PECAM1 gene encoding platelet endothelial cell adhesion molecule isoform X1, with protein MYFAVLVILLHCPSLKAQDDVITINKVELTAPSLKVKNGMSIELTCIVDISKSTSFQMQHAFLFYKDDSLLHNTTSEQNRTRYKISPARFADSGSYKCTVEANRKTKSSNDLDVQVEGLSQPKLTALKREVTEGEVVTLRCEVPEEKPPFIFLFRKLLPDQQFQEKRKQELKENFASVEFPVEEGDRILRFQCIAKVTSAVYSETSDPSNMTIVTVVEPFSHPKLTSKSPWNITEGDRIDIVCTTILVRKYELEILIQKDSRILNSTRGQSSVTYSAIATVEHNGNYTCKVELGRVSKTTSMNIVVAELFAKPILTPSLTDLDENARLSLWCHINGSPKANFSIIKRPPENGILLKTFSNFTIRAQVNDTGSYVCRAEIKGIIKESNPVQITVYAPVSEPVLSVASPSTEMVLGETLLLRCQSMSGTPPINYTLFRENRLIHTITVFNNTYAEFRDRQTKLNNLREYRCEASNRHSNAKRSSYKMNITVIAPVRNVSFGSLPQGEVEDGGEINFLCIVGEGSLPINFRIFKQNDQKPLFNESRMETRLLWQKKTFHKQDAGKYFCDASNRVTEPMRSNLLTVKVILASWQKGFIALFVLAVIAITASGFWWYWRKKEKGKHPSMEMSGSTAATNSTSEKLPSGPNHYTEFYPGSGYIEDENPVKPTDENKGPDHESAEVEYTEVEVSTPDPYKAPVKKGTDTVYSEIRKANNDSGENRHSLFSPSSLPIENRRFS; from the exons ATGTATTTCGCTGTGCTGGTGATTCTCTTACACT GTCCAAGTCTAAAAGCTCAAGACGATG TTATTACCATCAACAAAGTTGAACTCACTGCGCCATCCCTGAAAGTGAAGAATGGAATGTCAATTGAACTCACCTGTATTGTGGACATTAGCAAAAGCACCAGCTTCCAGATGCAgcatgcttttttattttacaagGATGACAGTCTTCTGCATAATACCACGTCGGAGCAAAACAGAACACGTTACAAAATATCGCCAGCTCGATTTGCAGATTCGGGAAGCTACAAGTGCACTGTGGAGGCAAACAGGAAGACTAAAAGCAGCAATGATTTGGATGTTCAAGTTGAGG gGCTGTCCCAGCCAAAACTGACTGCCCTGAAAAGAGAAGTAACGGAGGGTGAAGTTGTGACTTTACGGTGTGAAGTACCAGAAGAAAAGCCTCCCTTCATTTTCTTGTTCCGTAAACTATTGCCCGATCAACAGTTCCAAGAGAAAAGGAAgcaagaattaaaagaaaactttGCATCTGTTGAGTTTCCTGTTGAAGAGGGGGATCGAATATTGCGTTTTCAATGTATTGCCAAGGTTACTTCAGCAGTCTATTCTGAAACATCAGACCCCAGTAACATGACAATTGTTACAGTTGTGG AACCGTTTTCACATCCTAAACTGACATCCAAGTCCCCATGGAACATTACAGAAGGAGACAGAATTGACATTGTGTGCACAACGATTCTAGTCCGGAAATATGAACTTGAAATCCTCATCCAGAAAGACAGCAGGATACTAAACAGTACACGAGGTCAGAGTTCTGTGACCTACTCTGCAATAGCCACAGTGGAGCACAATGGCAATTACACGTGCAAAGTGGAACTGGGGAGAGTGTCCAAAACCACCAGCATGAACATTGTTGTGGCAG AGTTGTTTGCCAAGCCAATATTGACTCCTTCTTTGACTGACCTGGATGAAAATGCGAGGTTAAGCCTGTGGTGCCATATTAATGGCTCCCCTAAAGCAAACTTCTCTATCATAAAGAGACCTCCGGAGAACGGCATCTTGTTGAAAACTTTCAGCAACTTCACTATTCGAGCCCAGGTGAATGACACTGGGTCCTATGTTTGTAGGGCTGAGATAAAAGGAATCATCAAGGAGAGTAACCCTGTACAGATAACTGTTTACG CTCCAGTCTCGGAGCCAGTTCTTTCTGTTGCCAGCCCATCCACGGAGATGGTGTTAGGGGAGACCCTACTCCTACGCTGTCAATCCATGTCTGGAACTCCACCTATAAACTATACGCTCTTCAGAGAAAACAGACTTATTCACACCATCACAGTATTTAATAATACATATGCTGAATTCAGGGACAGACAAACTAAATTAAATAATCTGAGAGAATACAGATGCGAAGCTAGCAACCGTCACTCCAATGCGAAGAGAAGTAGCTATAAGATGAACATCACGGTGATAG CTCCCGTGCGCAACGTAAGCTTTGGAAGTTTACCCCAGGGGGAAGTGGAAGATGGTGGAGAAATCAACTTTCTTTGCATCGTAGGCGAAGGATCTTTGCCAATCAACttcagaatttttaaacaaaatgaccAGAAACCTTTATTTAATGAAAGCAGAATGGAAACCAGACTCCTCTGGCAGAAGAAAACATTTCATAAGCAGGACGCAGGGAAATATTTTTGCGACGCCTCCAACCGAGTCACGGAACCTATGCGAAGCAACTTGCTAACCGTTAAAG TCATCCTGGCTTCATGGCAGAAAGGGTTTATCGCATTATTTGTCTTGGCTGTAATTGCCATAACAGCTTCTGGTTTCTGGTGGTACTGGCGTAAGAAGGAAAAGG GTAAACATCCTTCCATGGAGATGTCTGG ATCCACAGCAGCCACTAATTCGACTAGTGAGAAACTGCCATCTGGACCGAACCATTATACAGAATTCTATCCTG GATCAGGTTACATTGAAGATGAAAATCCTGTAAAACCAACAGATGAAAATAAAG gacctgaCCATGAGAGTGCTGAGGTGGAATATACTGAAGTTGAAGTGTCAACGCCTGATCCTTACAAAG CTCCTGTAAAGAAGGGGACAGATACAGTATATAGTGAAATCAGAAAAGCTAATAATG
- the PECAM1 gene encoding platelet endothelial cell adhesion molecule isoform X8 has product MYFAVLVILLHCPSLKAQDDVITINKVELTAPSLKVKNGMSIELTCIVDISKSTSFQMQHAFLFYKDDSLLHNTTSEQNRTRYKISPARFADSGSYKCTVEANRKTKSSNDLDVQVEGLSQPKLTALKREVTEGEVVTLRCEVPEEKPPFIFLFRKLLPDQQFQEKRKQELKENFASVEFPVEEGDRILRFQCIAKVTSAVYSETSDPSNMTIVTVVEPFSHPKLTSKSPWNITEGDRIDIVCTTILVRKYELEILIQKDSRILNSTRGQSSVTYSAIATVEHNGNYTCKVELGRVSKTTSMNIVVAELFAKPILTPSLTDLDENARLSLWCHINGSPKANFSIIKRPPENGILLKTFSNFTIRAQVNDTGSYVCRAEIKGIIKESNPVQITVYAPVSEPVLSVASPSTEMVLGETLLLRCQSMSGTPPINYTLFRENRLIHTITVFNNTYAEFRDRQTKLNNLREYRCEASNRHSNAKRSSYKMNITVIAPVRNVSFGSLPQGEVEDGGEINFLCIVGEGSLPINFRIFKQNDQKPLFNESRMETRLLWQKKTFHKQDAGKYFCDASNRVTEPMRSNLLTVKVILASWQKGFIALFVLAVIAITASGFWWYWRKKEKGKHPSMEMSGSTAATNSTSEKLPSGPNHYTEFYPGSGYIEDENPVKPTDENKGPDHESAEVEYTEVEVSTPDPYKDSGENRHSV; this is encoded by the exons ATGTATTTCGCTGTGCTGGTGATTCTCTTACACT GTCCAAGTCTAAAAGCTCAAGACGATG TTATTACCATCAACAAAGTTGAACTCACTGCGCCATCCCTGAAAGTGAAGAATGGAATGTCAATTGAACTCACCTGTATTGTGGACATTAGCAAAAGCACCAGCTTCCAGATGCAgcatgcttttttattttacaagGATGACAGTCTTCTGCATAATACCACGTCGGAGCAAAACAGAACACGTTACAAAATATCGCCAGCTCGATTTGCAGATTCGGGAAGCTACAAGTGCACTGTGGAGGCAAACAGGAAGACTAAAAGCAGCAATGATTTGGATGTTCAAGTTGAGG gGCTGTCCCAGCCAAAACTGACTGCCCTGAAAAGAGAAGTAACGGAGGGTGAAGTTGTGACTTTACGGTGTGAAGTACCAGAAGAAAAGCCTCCCTTCATTTTCTTGTTCCGTAAACTATTGCCCGATCAACAGTTCCAAGAGAAAAGGAAgcaagaattaaaagaaaactttGCATCTGTTGAGTTTCCTGTTGAAGAGGGGGATCGAATATTGCGTTTTCAATGTATTGCCAAGGTTACTTCAGCAGTCTATTCTGAAACATCAGACCCCAGTAACATGACAATTGTTACAGTTGTGG AACCGTTTTCACATCCTAAACTGACATCCAAGTCCCCATGGAACATTACAGAAGGAGACAGAATTGACATTGTGTGCACAACGATTCTAGTCCGGAAATATGAACTTGAAATCCTCATCCAGAAAGACAGCAGGATACTAAACAGTACACGAGGTCAGAGTTCTGTGACCTACTCTGCAATAGCCACAGTGGAGCACAATGGCAATTACACGTGCAAAGTGGAACTGGGGAGAGTGTCCAAAACCACCAGCATGAACATTGTTGTGGCAG AGTTGTTTGCCAAGCCAATATTGACTCCTTCTTTGACTGACCTGGATGAAAATGCGAGGTTAAGCCTGTGGTGCCATATTAATGGCTCCCCTAAAGCAAACTTCTCTATCATAAAGAGACCTCCGGAGAACGGCATCTTGTTGAAAACTTTCAGCAACTTCACTATTCGAGCCCAGGTGAATGACACTGGGTCCTATGTTTGTAGGGCTGAGATAAAAGGAATCATCAAGGAGAGTAACCCTGTACAGATAACTGTTTACG CTCCAGTCTCGGAGCCAGTTCTTTCTGTTGCCAGCCCATCCACGGAGATGGTGTTAGGGGAGACCCTACTCCTACGCTGTCAATCCATGTCTGGAACTCCACCTATAAACTATACGCTCTTCAGAGAAAACAGACTTATTCACACCATCACAGTATTTAATAATACATATGCTGAATTCAGGGACAGACAAACTAAATTAAATAATCTGAGAGAATACAGATGCGAAGCTAGCAACCGTCACTCCAATGCGAAGAGAAGTAGCTATAAGATGAACATCACGGTGATAG CTCCCGTGCGCAACGTAAGCTTTGGAAGTTTACCCCAGGGGGAAGTGGAAGATGGTGGAGAAATCAACTTTCTTTGCATCGTAGGCGAAGGATCTTTGCCAATCAACttcagaatttttaaacaaaatgaccAGAAACCTTTATTTAATGAAAGCAGAATGGAAACCAGACTCCTCTGGCAGAAGAAAACATTTCATAAGCAGGACGCAGGGAAATATTTTTGCGACGCCTCCAACCGAGTCACGGAACCTATGCGAAGCAACTTGCTAACCGTTAAAG TCATCCTGGCTTCATGGCAGAAAGGGTTTATCGCATTATTTGTCTTGGCTGTAATTGCCATAACAGCTTCTGGTTTCTGGTGGTACTGGCGTAAGAAGGAAAAGG GTAAACATCCTTCCATGGAGATGTCTGG ATCCACAGCAGCCACTAATTCGACTAGTGAGAAACTGCCATCTGGACCGAACCATTATACAGAATTCTATCCTG GATCAGGTTACATTGAAGATGAAAATCCTGTAAAACCAACAGATGAAAATAAAG gacctgaCCATGAGAGTGCTGAGGTGGAATATACTGAAGTTGAAGTGTCAACGCCTGATCCTTACAAAG
- the PECAM1 gene encoding platelet endothelial cell adhesion molecule isoform X6: MYFAVLVILLHCPSLKAQDDVITINKVELTAPSLKVKNGMSIELTCIVDISKSTSFQMQHAFLFYKDDSLLHNTTSEQNRTRYKISPARFADSGSYKCTVEANRKTKSSNDLDVQVEGLSQPKLTALKREVTEGEVVTLRCEVPEEKPPFIFLFRKLLPDQQFQEKRKQELKENFASVEFPVEEGDRILRFQCIAKVTSAVYSETSDPSNMTIVTVVEPFSHPKLTSKSPWNITEGDRIDIVCTTILVRKYELEILIQKDSRILNSTRGQSSVTYSAIATVEHNGNYTCKVELGRVSKTTSMNIVVAELFAKPILTPSLTDLDENARLSLWCHINGSPKANFSIIKRPPENGILLKTFSNFTIRAQVNDTGSYVCRAEIKGIIKESNPVQITVYAPVSEPVLSVASPSTEMVLGETLLLRCQSMSGTPPINYTLFRENRLIHTITVFNNTYAEFRDRQTKLNNLREYRCEASNRHSNAKRSSYKMNITVIAPVRNVSFGSLPQGEVEDGGEINFLCIVGEGSLPINFRIFKQNDQKPLFNESRMETRLLWQKKTFHKQDAGKYFCDASNRVTEPMRSNLLTVKVILASWQKGFIALFVLAVIAITASGFWWYWRKKEKGKHPSMEMSGSTAATNSTSEKLPSGPNHYTEFYPGSGYIEDENPVKPTDENKGPDHESAEVEYTEVEVSTPDPYKDSGENRHSRIEGSPDAT; the protein is encoded by the exons ATGTATTTCGCTGTGCTGGTGATTCTCTTACACT GTCCAAGTCTAAAAGCTCAAGACGATG TTATTACCATCAACAAAGTTGAACTCACTGCGCCATCCCTGAAAGTGAAGAATGGAATGTCAATTGAACTCACCTGTATTGTGGACATTAGCAAAAGCACCAGCTTCCAGATGCAgcatgcttttttattttacaagGATGACAGTCTTCTGCATAATACCACGTCGGAGCAAAACAGAACACGTTACAAAATATCGCCAGCTCGATTTGCAGATTCGGGAAGCTACAAGTGCACTGTGGAGGCAAACAGGAAGACTAAAAGCAGCAATGATTTGGATGTTCAAGTTGAGG gGCTGTCCCAGCCAAAACTGACTGCCCTGAAAAGAGAAGTAACGGAGGGTGAAGTTGTGACTTTACGGTGTGAAGTACCAGAAGAAAAGCCTCCCTTCATTTTCTTGTTCCGTAAACTATTGCCCGATCAACAGTTCCAAGAGAAAAGGAAgcaagaattaaaagaaaactttGCATCTGTTGAGTTTCCTGTTGAAGAGGGGGATCGAATATTGCGTTTTCAATGTATTGCCAAGGTTACTTCAGCAGTCTATTCTGAAACATCAGACCCCAGTAACATGACAATTGTTACAGTTGTGG AACCGTTTTCACATCCTAAACTGACATCCAAGTCCCCATGGAACATTACAGAAGGAGACAGAATTGACATTGTGTGCACAACGATTCTAGTCCGGAAATATGAACTTGAAATCCTCATCCAGAAAGACAGCAGGATACTAAACAGTACACGAGGTCAGAGTTCTGTGACCTACTCTGCAATAGCCACAGTGGAGCACAATGGCAATTACACGTGCAAAGTGGAACTGGGGAGAGTGTCCAAAACCACCAGCATGAACATTGTTGTGGCAG AGTTGTTTGCCAAGCCAATATTGACTCCTTCTTTGACTGACCTGGATGAAAATGCGAGGTTAAGCCTGTGGTGCCATATTAATGGCTCCCCTAAAGCAAACTTCTCTATCATAAAGAGACCTCCGGAGAACGGCATCTTGTTGAAAACTTTCAGCAACTTCACTATTCGAGCCCAGGTGAATGACACTGGGTCCTATGTTTGTAGGGCTGAGATAAAAGGAATCATCAAGGAGAGTAACCCTGTACAGATAACTGTTTACG CTCCAGTCTCGGAGCCAGTTCTTTCTGTTGCCAGCCCATCCACGGAGATGGTGTTAGGGGAGACCCTACTCCTACGCTGTCAATCCATGTCTGGAACTCCACCTATAAACTATACGCTCTTCAGAGAAAACAGACTTATTCACACCATCACAGTATTTAATAATACATATGCTGAATTCAGGGACAGACAAACTAAATTAAATAATCTGAGAGAATACAGATGCGAAGCTAGCAACCGTCACTCCAATGCGAAGAGAAGTAGCTATAAGATGAACATCACGGTGATAG CTCCCGTGCGCAACGTAAGCTTTGGAAGTTTACCCCAGGGGGAAGTGGAAGATGGTGGAGAAATCAACTTTCTTTGCATCGTAGGCGAAGGATCTTTGCCAATCAACttcagaatttttaaacaaaatgaccAGAAACCTTTATTTAATGAAAGCAGAATGGAAACCAGACTCCTCTGGCAGAAGAAAACATTTCATAAGCAGGACGCAGGGAAATATTTTTGCGACGCCTCCAACCGAGTCACGGAACCTATGCGAAGCAACTTGCTAACCGTTAAAG TCATCCTGGCTTCATGGCAGAAAGGGTTTATCGCATTATTTGTCTTGGCTGTAATTGCCATAACAGCTTCTGGTTTCTGGTGGTACTGGCGTAAGAAGGAAAAGG GTAAACATCCTTCCATGGAGATGTCTGG ATCCACAGCAGCCACTAATTCGACTAGTGAGAAACTGCCATCTGGACCGAACCATTATACAGAATTCTATCCTG GATCAGGTTACATTGAAGATGAAAATCCTGTAAAACCAACAGATGAAAATAAAG gacctgaCCATGAGAGTGCTGAGGTGGAATATACTGAAGTTGAAGTGTCAACGCCTGATCCTTACAAAG
- the PECAM1 gene encoding platelet endothelial cell adhesion molecule isoform X4, which yields MYFAVLVILLHCPSLKAQDDVITINKVELTAPSLKVKNGMSIELTCIVDISKSTSFQMQHAFLFYKDDSLLHNTTSEQNRTRYKISPARFADSGSYKCTVEANRKTKSSNDLDVQVEGLSQPKLTALKREVTEGEVVTLRCEVPEEKPPFIFLFRKLLPDQQFQEKRKQELKENFASVEFPVEEGDRILRFQCIAKVTSAVYSETSDPSNMTIVTVVEPFSHPKLTSKSPWNITEGDRIDIVCTTILVRKYELEILIQKDSRILNSTRGQSSVTYSAIATVEHNGNYTCKVELGRVSKTTSMNIVVAELFAKPILTPSLTDLDENARLSLWCHINGSPKANFSIIKRPPENGILLKTFSNFTIRAQVNDTGSYVCRAEIKGIIKESNPVQITVYAPVSEPVLSVASPSTEMVLGETLLLRCQSMSGTPPINYTLFRENRLIHTITVFNNTYAEFRDRQTKLNNLREYRCEASNRHSNAKRSSYKMNITVIAPVRNVSFGSLPQGEVEDGGEINFLCIVGEGSLPINFRIFKQNDQKPLFNESRMETRLLWQKKTFHKQDAGKYFCDASNRVTEPMRSNLLTVKVILASWQKGFIALFVLAVIAITASGFWWYWRKKEKGKHPSMEMSGSTAATNSTSEKLPSGPNHYTEFYPGSGYIEDENPVKPTDENKGPDHESAEVEYTEVEVSTPDPYKDSGENRHSLFSPSSLPIENRRFS from the exons ATGTATTTCGCTGTGCTGGTGATTCTCTTACACT GTCCAAGTCTAAAAGCTCAAGACGATG TTATTACCATCAACAAAGTTGAACTCACTGCGCCATCCCTGAAAGTGAAGAATGGAATGTCAATTGAACTCACCTGTATTGTGGACATTAGCAAAAGCACCAGCTTCCAGATGCAgcatgcttttttattttacaagGATGACAGTCTTCTGCATAATACCACGTCGGAGCAAAACAGAACACGTTACAAAATATCGCCAGCTCGATTTGCAGATTCGGGAAGCTACAAGTGCACTGTGGAGGCAAACAGGAAGACTAAAAGCAGCAATGATTTGGATGTTCAAGTTGAGG gGCTGTCCCAGCCAAAACTGACTGCCCTGAAAAGAGAAGTAACGGAGGGTGAAGTTGTGACTTTACGGTGTGAAGTACCAGAAGAAAAGCCTCCCTTCATTTTCTTGTTCCGTAAACTATTGCCCGATCAACAGTTCCAAGAGAAAAGGAAgcaagaattaaaagaaaactttGCATCTGTTGAGTTTCCTGTTGAAGAGGGGGATCGAATATTGCGTTTTCAATGTATTGCCAAGGTTACTTCAGCAGTCTATTCTGAAACATCAGACCCCAGTAACATGACAATTGTTACAGTTGTGG AACCGTTTTCACATCCTAAACTGACATCCAAGTCCCCATGGAACATTACAGAAGGAGACAGAATTGACATTGTGTGCACAACGATTCTAGTCCGGAAATATGAACTTGAAATCCTCATCCAGAAAGACAGCAGGATACTAAACAGTACACGAGGTCAGAGTTCTGTGACCTACTCTGCAATAGCCACAGTGGAGCACAATGGCAATTACACGTGCAAAGTGGAACTGGGGAGAGTGTCCAAAACCACCAGCATGAACATTGTTGTGGCAG AGTTGTTTGCCAAGCCAATATTGACTCCTTCTTTGACTGACCTGGATGAAAATGCGAGGTTAAGCCTGTGGTGCCATATTAATGGCTCCCCTAAAGCAAACTTCTCTATCATAAAGAGACCTCCGGAGAACGGCATCTTGTTGAAAACTTTCAGCAACTTCACTATTCGAGCCCAGGTGAATGACACTGGGTCCTATGTTTGTAGGGCTGAGATAAAAGGAATCATCAAGGAGAGTAACCCTGTACAGATAACTGTTTACG CTCCAGTCTCGGAGCCAGTTCTTTCTGTTGCCAGCCCATCCACGGAGATGGTGTTAGGGGAGACCCTACTCCTACGCTGTCAATCCATGTCTGGAACTCCACCTATAAACTATACGCTCTTCAGAGAAAACAGACTTATTCACACCATCACAGTATTTAATAATACATATGCTGAATTCAGGGACAGACAAACTAAATTAAATAATCTGAGAGAATACAGATGCGAAGCTAGCAACCGTCACTCCAATGCGAAGAGAAGTAGCTATAAGATGAACATCACGGTGATAG CTCCCGTGCGCAACGTAAGCTTTGGAAGTTTACCCCAGGGGGAAGTGGAAGATGGTGGAGAAATCAACTTTCTTTGCATCGTAGGCGAAGGATCTTTGCCAATCAACttcagaatttttaaacaaaatgaccAGAAACCTTTATTTAATGAAAGCAGAATGGAAACCAGACTCCTCTGGCAGAAGAAAACATTTCATAAGCAGGACGCAGGGAAATATTTTTGCGACGCCTCCAACCGAGTCACGGAACCTATGCGAAGCAACTTGCTAACCGTTAAAG TCATCCTGGCTTCATGGCAGAAAGGGTTTATCGCATTATTTGTCTTGGCTGTAATTGCCATAACAGCTTCTGGTTTCTGGTGGTACTGGCGTAAGAAGGAAAAGG GTAAACATCCTTCCATGGAGATGTCTGG ATCCACAGCAGCCACTAATTCGACTAGTGAGAAACTGCCATCTGGACCGAACCATTATACAGAATTCTATCCTG GATCAGGTTACATTGAAGATGAAAATCCTGTAAAACCAACAGATGAAAATAAAG gacctgaCCATGAGAGTGCTGAGGTGGAATATACTGAAGTTGAAGTGTCAACGCCTGATCCTTACAAAG
- the PECAM1 gene encoding platelet endothelial cell adhesion molecule isoform X12, which yields MYFAVLVILLHCPSLKAQDDVITINKVELTAPSLKVKNGMSIELTCIVDISKSTSFQMQHAFLFYKDDSLLHNTTSEQNRTRYKISPARFADSGSYKCTVEANRKTKSSNDLDVQVEGLSQPKLTALKREVTEGEVVTLRCEVPEEKPPFIFLFRKLLPDQQFQEKRKQELKENFASVEFPVEEGDRILRFQCIAKVTSAVYSETSDPSNMTIVTVVEPFSHPKLTSKSPWNITEGDRIDIVCTTILVRKYELEILIQKDSRILNSTRGQSSVTYSAIATVEHNGNYTCKVELGRVSKTTSMNIVVAELFAKPILTPSLTDLDENARLSLWCHINGSPKANFSIIKRPPENGILLKTFSNFTIRAQVNDTGSYVCRAEIKGIIKESNPVQITVYAPVSEPVLSVASPSTEMVLGETLLLRCQSMSGTPPINYTLFRENRLIHTITVFNNTYAEFRDRQTKLNNLREYRCEASNRHSNAKRSSYKMNITVIAPVRNVSFGSLPQGEVEDGGEINFLCIVGEGSLPINFRIFKQNDQKPLFNESRMETRLLWQKKTFHKQDAGKYFCDASNRVTEPMRSNLLTVKVILASWQKGFIALFVLAVIAITASGFWWYWRKKEKGKHPSMEMSGSTAATNSTSEKLPSGPNHYTEFYPGSGYIEDENPVKPTDENKDSGENRHSV from the exons ATGTATTTCGCTGTGCTGGTGATTCTCTTACACT GTCCAAGTCTAAAAGCTCAAGACGATG TTATTACCATCAACAAAGTTGAACTCACTGCGCCATCCCTGAAAGTGAAGAATGGAATGTCAATTGAACTCACCTGTATTGTGGACATTAGCAAAAGCACCAGCTTCCAGATGCAgcatgcttttttattttacaagGATGACAGTCTTCTGCATAATACCACGTCGGAGCAAAACAGAACACGTTACAAAATATCGCCAGCTCGATTTGCAGATTCGGGAAGCTACAAGTGCACTGTGGAGGCAAACAGGAAGACTAAAAGCAGCAATGATTTGGATGTTCAAGTTGAGG gGCTGTCCCAGCCAAAACTGACTGCCCTGAAAAGAGAAGTAACGGAGGGTGAAGTTGTGACTTTACGGTGTGAAGTACCAGAAGAAAAGCCTCCCTTCATTTTCTTGTTCCGTAAACTATTGCCCGATCAACAGTTCCAAGAGAAAAGGAAgcaagaattaaaagaaaactttGCATCTGTTGAGTTTCCTGTTGAAGAGGGGGATCGAATATTGCGTTTTCAATGTATTGCCAAGGTTACTTCAGCAGTCTATTCTGAAACATCAGACCCCAGTAACATGACAATTGTTACAGTTGTGG AACCGTTTTCACATCCTAAACTGACATCCAAGTCCCCATGGAACATTACAGAAGGAGACAGAATTGACATTGTGTGCACAACGATTCTAGTCCGGAAATATGAACTTGAAATCCTCATCCAGAAAGACAGCAGGATACTAAACAGTACACGAGGTCAGAGTTCTGTGACCTACTCTGCAATAGCCACAGTGGAGCACAATGGCAATTACACGTGCAAAGTGGAACTGGGGAGAGTGTCCAAAACCACCAGCATGAACATTGTTGTGGCAG AGTTGTTTGCCAAGCCAATATTGACTCCTTCTTTGACTGACCTGGATGAAAATGCGAGGTTAAGCCTGTGGTGCCATATTAATGGCTCCCCTAAAGCAAACTTCTCTATCATAAAGAGACCTCCGGAGAACGGCATCTTGTTGAAAACTTTCAGCAACTTCACTATTCGAGCCCAGGTGAATGACACTGGGTCCTATGTTTGTAGGGCTGAGATAAAAGGAATCATCAAGGAGAGTAACCCTGTACAGATAACTGTTTACG CTCCAGTCTCGGAGCCAGTTCTTTCTGTTGCCAGCCCATCCACGGAGATGGTGTTAGGGGAGACCCTACTCCTACGCTGTCAATCCATGTCTGGAACTCCACCTATAAACTATACGCTCTTCAGAGAAAACAGACTTATTCACACCATCACAGTATTTAATAATACATATGCTGAATTCAGGGACAGACAAACTAAATTAAATAATCTGAGAGAATACAGATGCGAAGCTAGCAACCGTCACTCCAATGCGAAGAGAAGTAGCTATAAGATGAACATCACGGTGATAG CTCCCGTGCGCAACGTAAGCTTTGGAAGTTTACCCCAGGGGGAAGTGGAAGATGGTGGAGAAATCAACTTTCTTTGCATCGTAGGCGAAGGATCTTTGCCAATCAACttcagaatttttaaacaaaatgaccAGAAACCTTTATTTAATGAAAGCAGAATGGAAACCAGACTCCTCTGGCAGAAGAAAACATTTCATAAGCAGGACGCAGGGAAATATTTTTGCGACGCCTCCAACCGAGTCACGGAACCTATGCGAAGCAACTTGCTAACCGTTAAAG TCATCCTGGCTTCATGGCAGAAAGGGTTTATCGCATTATTTGTCTTGGCTGTAATTGCCATAACAGCTTCTGGTTTCTGGTGGTACTGGCGTAAGAAGGAAAAGG GTAAACATCCTTCCATGGAGATGTCTGG ATCCACAGCAGCCACTAATTCGACTAGTGAGAAACTGCCATCTGGACCGAACCATTATACAGAATTCTATCCTG GATCAGGTTACATTGAAGATGAAAATCCTGTAAAACCAACAGATGAAAATAAAG